A segment of the Nitrospinota bacterium genome:
CGGCCAGCCCCGCAAAACCGTCCGTGTCCGTGGCGGATCCCGGTGCGAAAAATATTTTTGTCGACATCGTAAAGCGTGAAAAACCGGCGGTGGTGAACATCTACACCACCCAAACGCCCAAGCAGCCGCACCTGCAGAGGGGGCCGCGCGGCCAGTACGACCCCAACGATCTCTTCAATGAATTTTTTGGCAACCAGATGCCGCAGATGCCGCGCCACTCGCTCGGTTCCGGCTTCATCCTCGACAAGGAAGGCTATATTTTCACCAACAACCACGTGGTGGAACGCGCTGATGAAATCAAAGTAAAACTTAACAGCGGCAAGGAATACGATGCCCAAATCGTTGGTACCGATCCCGAAACCGACATCGCCCTCATCAAGATTCAGGGCGACAAAGACCTGCCGGTGGTGGATTTGGGAGACAGCGACCGCCTGGAAGTGGGCGAATGGGTGATCGCCATCGGCAATCCCTTCGGCCTTTCACAGACCGTTACGGTTGGGGTGGTGAGCGCGCTGGGGCGCGACATCGGCGCCGGCCGCTACGATAACTACATACAGACCGACGCCTCCATCAACCCCGGCAACTCCGGCGGGCCGCTCATCAATATCGACGGCAAGGTGATCGGCATCA
Coding sequences within it:
- a CDS encoding trypsin-like peptidase domain-containing protein translates to MDRFRNWNARKVFAAAAVAGIIGYLAGENRTAEIAMAASPAKPSVSVADPGAKNIFVDIVKREKPAVVNIYTTQTPKQPHLQRGPRGQYDPNDLFNEFFGNQMPQMPRHSLGSGFILDKEGYIFTNNHVVERADEIKVKLNSGKEYDAQIVGTDPETDIALIKIQGDKDLPVVDLGDSDRLEVGEWVIAIGNPFGLSQTVTVGVVSALGRDIGAGRYDNYIQTDASINPGNSGGPLINIDGKVIGINGAILPGNQGGNIGIGFAIPINMAKQILADLKGKKGVSRGWLGVIIQAITPELQKALKLKNNTGALVGGLAPGGPAEGAG